A genomic region of Phragmites australis chromosome 2, lpPhrAust1.1, whole genome shotgun sequence contains the following coding sequences:
- the LOC133908296 gene encoding peptidyl serine alpha-galactosyltransferase-like, with product MLTLGRHRARPFSGNKVGVGRHLATDVAAGEVLPNSFAPLHSPPVAVWESFYRLAPSTSSPLNPQCRVVFRRPLVVVNPWPEHVTGELPSINLRHIIRRDIMIYPGYVPLPGAKYKVFYYGLRFGVGNWSFDKADWRNADVVNTCWAKFPDPPDPATIMKEDLDARERDLLSIECGRALNKALYLHHEHRNCPQLGTIDRTSKKVEHLSPSNKIKRVRQESSRGRNGGNEKDMDVAREKTIGRAVSTVSPVHRSRRLARSSRMWIIVVWVVLIVVFLLVISMFFTDRRNISRSRASRNMKALFDCYKPITIE from the exons ATGCTCACGCTTGGCCGGCACAGAGCACGCCCATTCTCGGGAAACAAGGTGGGCgtcggccgccacctcgccacTGACGTCGC tgcaggggaggtgctgcccaattCTTTCGCGCCGCTGCACTCTCCTCCGGTCGCCGTCTGGGAGTCCTTCTACCGCCTGGCGCCGTCGACAAGCTCCCCTCTGAATCCGCAGTGCCGTGTAGTGTTCCGGCGTCCGCTCGTCGTCGTGAATCCCTGGCCAGAGCACGTCACCGGTGAGCTTCCCAGT ATTAACCTGCGGCACATCATAAGGAGAGACATAATGATATATCCAGGTTACGTTCCACTACCTGGAGCAAAATACAAGGTTTTCTATTATGGGCTGAGATTTGGAGTTGGTAATTGGAGCTTTGACAAGGCTGACTGGAGAAATGCTGATGTGGTAAATACTTGCTGGGCCAAGTTTCCCGACCCACCTGATCCAGCTACCATTATGAAAGAAGATCTAGATGCACGTGAGAGGGATCTACTCAGCATTGAATGTGGGAGGGCTTTGAACAAAGCCCTATACTTGCACCATGAGCATAGAAATTGTCCTCAATTAGGCACTATTGATAGAACCTCTAAGAAAGTTGAGCACCTTTCACCCTCTAACAAAATCAAGAGAGTTAGACAGGAGTCATCCAGAGGTAGAAATGGAGGAAACGAGAAAGACATGGATGTGGCAAGAGAGAAAACTATCGGAAGAGCTGTGTCAACTGTATCACCTGTACATAGATCTAGGAGACTCGCTAGGTCTTCCAGGATGTGGATAATTGTTGTTTGGGTAGTATTGATTGTAGTGTTTTTACTAGTAATCTCCATGTTTTTCACAGATCGGAGAAATATTTCAAGATCTAGGGCTTCTAGAAACATGAAGGCCCTGTTTGACTGCTATAAGCCTATAACTATAGAATAg